The Aneurinibacillus uraniidurans genome segment CGGGCTGGAACGGTGGGAGTTTCCAGGCCATCCGAATGTCCACATGCTCTTCCCACACCGCGCGCAGCGCTACTAACTCCCGAAATGGGGCAATATATGCTTCATACTCTTTGTATTCAGGAAGAGACTCAAGATCTTCCCACAGTTCTGCCACATACGGCAATAGCACATCCTGCTGACCGGTATAAAAAGCATGATGCAGCTCTGGAATTAAAAATAGTCCTCGTACTGGAAGCTTACGATACACGCGCGCTATAAGATGAGCCAGTGCCAGCACACCGCGCGTAATACGCGGTGAGACAATAAAGCTCGGCAAAGTCCGATACTCAAATCCACCGTGGAACTGGGGACGCATATCACCAAGCTGCCCATATTTCGGGCGCCGTGCCCGTGACGCTTCATTCTCCAGAAGTAATAAAGGCAGAGCCACATACGTATCGAGCGCTCGCAACAGTCTAGCATTACAAGGAATTTCGCTAAAATGAATATGTCCACCAATCGGATATCCCCGAAGTGGCATTCCTCCGGCCTCCCAAGCTAGATTAGACGGGCCGATCAATTGAATGCCCCGACACATAGCGCGGTATACGTTACGAAACAATCCCCGCGGTGTGTCCGCAGGCGCAGGTCGCAGCTCAGCGATGGGAAACTGTCGTCGTGTAATATCCCCACGCCACCACACTCGGTCACAGCCAACAATGCCATCTCTCGGAAAATAATGCGAAGCCATTACCATTTTTCCACCCGGAGTACGCAGTACGAATTCAATATCAGCTCCAATCATCACCGTACGTGTATATGATTGCTCATAGCCTGCTATAAATGTCTCAACTGCACACTGGAACTTCCGATTGATTTCTCCTATCTTCGGAAATGTTGGCCTAACCGCAAGCACCGCCGTCTGCCCTCGCGTATCTACTCCCACATATACAGCACCAAAATCGAGGCCAAGACTGTAGATACTACGCACCGCATACGAGAGCAAGCGGCGGATGGTTCGCTGCCCGGAATCCATCGTAATCTCTTGATATGACTCTTCTGTATCCATCACCCGATCATGCAACCAGAGTCGCTGACCATTCGCTTCATACAGTGCCAGCACCTCCTGCTGAAAAACAACTGCCATATAGCGGCGTATATTTGTGCTTTTCGCTGTTAATCCGCGTACTGTATGTACAGTCGGAATCCCTGCCTCTGCAAGTACTCCAGGCCAGATATCTCGATCAGTCGCATTTTCGATTGCTTCGCTTCCATTTAACACAATTGTGCGCGATTCTTTGCACGACAGACCACACTCTCCCCACTGCACCGTTACAGCAGGCCAGGGTGCAGGCACGTATGTTCCAGATGACCATGAGAAATTGGATGCAAACAAGGCCGCTTCTTTTTTATCCTGATGCAGCAGGAAACATGTCATGTACGATACTTCCTTTCGGGAAAGGTTCAACACTTTTATCTAGGAAAAGAAAAAGGGAGGACGCTCCTCCCATGTTAGCTGCGGTGTATGTGCCGGTTAATCCAGGAATGTATCAGGATCAAGGTCAGCGAAGTCATCCATGTCTTCGAATTCGTCCGTATACATCTCATCTTTTTCGTCGTCTCCGCATGAGTCACAGATAACGATACACAGCTTTGTTTCTCCGACGATTTCAACGGCGTATTCACGCTCAACAGATAAGACGATTACCCCGTTGCTTGCTACTCGCGCTTCCACACAGTTTGGTTCCTGCGTGACACGCGCCGTTACTTCAATCTCCCCACGGCAGTTACCGTCATAGTAGGAAAGCGGTACGACCTCAACAAACTTGATCGTTTCTTTCAACACCGTCGTCTCTCTGAAGAGAGGTTAATTGTAGATAACCACTTATAAAAATAAATTCTCTCCATCTTTTTTCTTTTGTCCCAATGTTTCTTCTTCAAAACTGTATTCATTTATCACTTTTATAATGGAAACAAAGTCTTCTTTAGGTTGGACAATAGTAGCTAGTTCTTTTCGAAGTTTTATAATATTAGATGGAGTAATAGGACCACGAAATACTGAATTCTGATGATGAAACAAGTACTTCTTACATATCTTGAAAACTTTATGTACACGAAGTTCGTTCACGTCATAAAATAGAAAAATATAGTTATAGTTCAACTTCTTTTCAGCCATCATTTCAACTCCTTAACACTGAATGGAACGAAGGGCTTATTCTCTACAATCAATTTGATTAATTTATACGCATCCAGTTTAATGGCTGTTTTATAACTTACTTTTCGTTTAAGTACAGGGTGCTGGAATACGCTATTAAACCGTTCTTCCAATGACGACAAAAAAATCTCCTTGCCCTGTTTATTCAGAAGACAATAATTTAACTTCCGCTCAAAATGCTTCTCAACCTGTAACTTCCTGTTATTCACATTCTCAAAAATCGTCCGAAATACTATAATCGGTTTAAATACTTCACATAAATCTAGACTTAACGAAAAACGACTTTCAGATGGCTCATGCAGAAAGCTAATCGTTTGATTTAAATGGGTCTGGTAAATCTGCGAAACCGTCTTAGAATATAGGATTGAGTTTCCAAGAGACACAAGAGCATTCATAGGGTTATCAGGTGGACGCCTTACTCGTTTATTCATAACAAAATCAGCTGGTAAAAAGCTTGAAAAAGAAGTATAAAACTTGCGCCAGATTTCTCCTTCTATGAACAATACCTGCTTACTATCAAGGTCTTTTGCCAAATATACAGGCACATCTTTGCGAAGCCAATCCAAAAAAGGTTTAAGATCTTTACGATCATGCTTGTAATAGTGATACAACACTTGATGGATATTCCCAGCTATTCCCTGGACAATTGCCTTGGCAATATCCATGCGTTTGTTCATATAAGCTTGTGCCTGCATAACAGTTAGCTTTCCACTTACAAGCTGTTCCTTCGGATAAAACGTTCCGCAATATTGATGATGATAATCAAAGAAATGCACAGTTACTCCAGCTTTCGAAAGAAACTGAAACAGCTTTGTATTTAAACTCACTTCATTCAAACAGTAAATTTCTTTTATACCCTCAATCGGAATGTACGTATTTCCCTTATCATTTCGAAACACTAACGAATGATCTTTCCTCTTTAACTCCCCCATGCTCATCAAGTACTTAGTTGACCGCCCCATCATTTCACTTCCTTCCACTCAAATATAGCAATAATCATAATAAGCACAACGCTTACACTTCTTATCCAAAATTGCCGGAGAAGGTGTAGCCGAAGAACAATAATCGATAATCTCCTGCTCTAACTCCTGCAACCTTTTTTCTATATCTTCTGTTAGATCCACATAAATAATTGTTTTCTCCTGCTTATTCTTTTCATCGAATTGAATTTTTCCTTTTCGCTCAATCCCTTTATCCTTTAGTATCTTGAGATAAAAAAGTGTCTGCCACTTTGCAGCTTCAATATTAGCGTCAGATTTTTTATGTTCAATCAAATAATCTGGTGTTAATTTGTCAATTTTGATGCTTTCAATTGCAATTTCACTATTTTTGTTTCCCTCTGCCCGTAATTCGTGAAGAATTTTTCCAATACGAACATCTTCACTGTTATCTTCGAGGTTGATTTTGTTGGCATGAAGCCAGCATTGTCGTTTGCAATGAAAATAATAATTAACTAATGTACCTGTAACTTTCATGAAAACAATCCACCTGCTTCTTTTTCGTACAGCTCATGATCAAATTTTTTAATCCCTGTAACTTTGTCTTCATACATGTAAACGGCCCCTTGCTCAATAAAAAACAAATCCCCTATCTGCTCATCATATCGCTTTGGACGTTTATCATACCGATGGCTCGAATCAATATAAGAATATGTGAAGAAACTCATTTTCTCACGGACAGCAGAAAGCCTCACCTGCCTCTCTGCATACTCCATTGAATCAGCAGTAAGCAACTCCTTATACTGCTGCCATACCATTTCACCAGCTAATTCAGTTCCATCTTCAAATCGAATGACATGCGAAACGAATAACGTAAAAGAGCGATCTTCAATAAGCTCCATATGTTTCGCTACGCGCTTAAAATCAAGTCTTTGAACTTTTTCCGTAAAAATAGCTGCATTTTGTTTGTTTTTCTCCTTCTTTTGTTCCAGAAGCCGGGTAAAACACATCTCATAAAAATCCTTAAAGCGCTTATTAACTAAATATTCTTTGAAATCAGGATGAAGTAGATCATATTCTAGACGCCAATCATTCCGGTAAATCTGTGAAGCGCCGTCAAGATTAAAAAAATAGGCTCGACAATCGGAACGCAAGCATGATCGATTGATCCGCCCCAAGAACTGTTCCTCACTATCAAGTAGAGAAATATCCTTAAAGCCTACATCCATATCGATGTCAACTCCAGCTTCAATTACCTGGGTTGTAATAACAAGCACATCTTTAACCTTAAGCATCTTATTTTCATCTACCGCACCAAGTTCATCAAGAATTTTGCGGCGAAAATAACTACTATCATCCCCGGTAATTTCAATGATTCGTCCCTCGTATCTCTCAGATGCCAAACGATAAAATTCTCGGGCTGTTTTCTTTTTAATAAACTCAATGAGAATACGACTAGGTCCACGCTCTTCCCGAACTTTCTCAATATCCAACAGCAACTCATCAAGTGTATACTCAGTTTTATTCAATAATGAAAAATGTAGATGGACACGTCCTTTAAAAAGAGGATGTTGAAAATATATCTCAGGATCTTTTACTAATTCTACCTGCTTGGTCGGCTCTTGAAGCAACTGATCTAATTTCGGAAGCGTTGCAGACATAATAATAATCTTCATATTCATCCACTCGCTGAAACATTGTAAGAAACGAATAATTTCAACCCATCGATCATTCCGATAACTCTGTACCTCATCAATAATAATTACACTATTGCACAAGTGGGCAAAAGCCAGATTAGATTCTCTACCGGTTCCAAATAAATAATGAAAAAAATTCACATGTGAAGTAATCGTAACTGGATACTGTAGCATCTGCCGATTCAGCAACTCTTCGCGATAATTAATTGTAGATTCTGCATCCTTTTCTTCCTTCTCTGTCACAATAGGGGTAACAGAATTCACAACAGATATACGGTAACTATTTCGAACCTCTTCGTCCTCGAATGCCCTCTGCAATGTTTGATTGGTCTGTTCAATTAATGTATTAAAAGGAAATACATACACAATCTTATTCAACTTCTCATGGTGATTAAGCAGTTGAAGTGCCAGATTTATGGACATATTCGTTTTGCCACTACCAGTCGGAGCTTCGAGATAGTATATTTGTTTATCAAGATTCTGCAAAAGCCGTTCTTCTGCCTCTAAAAAAATGTCCGAGCGCAGCTTGTTAATGGCACTATCCGCAAACACATTTTTATCTTTTTTATACGCTTCAATCCCTTGATAAATTTTCGTGTTCCGATAAGCCGTATATAATTTTTCCTTATCTGCTTCCTTTACGTATTTCCATTCAGGAGCTTGATCTTCGTTCTCATATGTATATGTTGCATAAAAATCTGCAGCAACGAGAGCTGAATACAAAAGCCTTGCTAGTATATAAAAGGAATATGCTTCATGACCATCTTCATAACGATATGTCTGTTCACTAAAAATGATCAAATTCAGCTCGTTTCGTACACGCTCACTTTCCTCATAATACTTTACATAGCCAGGAAATCCTCTTACTCTTTTTTGAAGACGCTCTAACTTGTTCTGAAAATCCGCTTCAGATAAATCCTCCAAGTACGTATGATGCCGAGAGATCACATATGCAAACGTATAAAGAACATGCCGTAAAAACCCCCGAACCCCATCTTCTTTAACCACTTCTACCGCTAGTGAAAAAATATCAACATACAAAAGTGCCGATAAAAGAGCGTGATGAGAGTCATTTAACTCCTCCTGGTCTGTATGCTGTATTGTTCGATTTCGCATCTTTACTTTTTGAAAAACCGGATTAACTTTTCCGATATCATGCATGTAAACAGCCTGCTTAAACATCGTAATAATTAATTGGTGACTAGCTTCGTCCAGTTTTTCTCCATCAAAAGTAAGAGCAGAAACAATGGATTGAAGTGCTTCTTCTACCCCATTTTCTTGCAACAGCTTATCAAAAAAGAACTGCGTTAAATCAGAATGTTGCTCCAGCGTTTCGTTTTCTTGCTTACCAACATGGGCCCAGATGTGATCACTTTCTCGTATATATTCAGCAATGGATATCATGATAATCCCCCTATCAAAAAAGAAGGGGGCATCCCCTTCCTTATAAAAAGTATAAAAATCGACCTTCTCCGGTATAGATTGGTGCATCCTCTTCTAAACTTGCCAACTTACGGTTCGTAAATCCAACTTCTTTATACTCATATGAATTTAACTGTGTATCCAAAGCTACAGGAATCTGTTCTTTATAGGAATGAAAACTTGCACTTCCATCCGTTGTGCCGCCTCTCTTCTGATACGTAACATGTTCCGTATAAAATAATGAATCAATCCGCTCTGTACGCTCCTGCCATTCAAGCGCAAGCATTCGAATTGAAGAAAGTGAAGCCGGATGATCATTCTTTCCAAGGTACGGCAAGTAGACACTTTCTCCTGCTTCTAGCATTGCAGCCAGACGCGAAAAAATCTCTGTGCCATTATCCAGCACATAAACTGTCCAGTGTGGATTTTCAATCCATTGTTCGCGAACAACAAGATTGTTTCCTTCTTCCTGACTTGCATAACCTACTGAGTTATTAAAAATCTGGATTTTTTTCGCAAAATATCCACGATCCCCATGCGGTACAATGCTTACAGGTAGATCACGAAGCAAACGATAAAATTCCGGGTACAAATTCTTTTCGTTTTTGCCATTAAGCTGAATATCTCGATATTGGGTTGCGTATCCACCCAGACCAAGGATAGCTCCTAGCAAACCATACAACGCTATTTTATGAATATGACTATATGTAAAGTATGCATTTGCGTTCACATCAGGCTTCTTAAAAAATGCTGTTTTTCCGGTGAGTTCAAAAGCGATTGCTTTCATTGATTCACATCCTGCTATTCAACTTTTGTACGAGTAAAAATATTTTTTCTAGTCCATCCTTCTTTAGATAGAAACCCTGCTGTCGTATAAATATCTGTCGTGTACGGATTATAAAATACTTCTACCGTCTCGATTCGATCAGCTGCTGCAGACAGTACTTCTTCTACCCGTGTAATATCAATCAGATTTCTTTCATCTTTTCGAAAATCAATATACGTATCCAGATGTGGCAAGTACAGATTTTCCCCTTCTTTGCACGTCACAAATAGCGCAAACTCATTCTCACAACCAGCCTTGCTATTTGTATTTAATGCGGTGGCCCCAACAAGTGCCGCTTCCTTAAATTTTAAATAAGCTTCTTCTGTATACCCTTCAAAATCAGGAAGCAATCGAGTAAACTCATCATAATGATTAGGATTGACAGAGAAAGGATAAAAATAATGTGCTTCATTACTTACAACTTTCTTTCCAAGGCTTGAGGCATCCGCTTCTTCTTTAGCAGAATTACGAAACGGTGATAAAATATCTTGTACCTCTACAAGAGAATCCTCATATTTATTAAATCCCTGACCAATTTGCACAATACCCGTCAACCCGATGTTTTGCTTTTTAACTGCAAAAGTAGCGCCAAAATTCAGAACATCAATTGTAGAAAAAAGATTCCCTAGCACTTCTTGTGATGAGGTCTTATCAGAGATCTCTGTATCAAATAATTCGTTATATCGCTCTGCCAATTCTTTTGGCTGAATTTTGTTTTTTTCAGCTCCTTTTTGATTTAATATGTATGATTTAAAATACAGCACTTTCTCTCCCTGCGATACCCAAAGACGCTTCATGCTATATTTCAAAGCTTTGTCACTTCCAAAAATGGTTCCATCACTGCATGTCTTAGGCCGTCCCGTAAAGTCTGCATTCCAATTTGCCATCCGGCTCGCAATACCAATTACCCCATACACTCGCTTATTCATCTTTGCCATTCTGCTTATCCCCTCTATTCCTGTTTTTGCAACAACATATTTTGCGCCAGCAGCCCCGCCAGCAGCATATCCCGATTCACTCCCTTGATATTCCCTTCAGCTGTATATCCCATTATCATTGACATTGCATTTTTAAAGCGCAGGCTTCCCATAGAAATAGCATGATTATACACAGTAAAAAGCTCATCCAACCTTCTTTTAAGTTGCTGTCCTGTTTTCGCCTGGAGAATAGGCTCACAAAGACCAAATGTTTTTTTACTTGTTTGTGATTGAATAAGCAAATAATAGGCAAGTTGTCCAGCTAAGAAATAAAACTCTTCATCACTCTCACATACGACCTGCTCTTTAGCAAATAGCTTATGCTGTAGAGCGGAAACAGTAGACTCAATATAGTCTGCCACCTGATAACCCCTTTCTATATCTAAATATTGCAATAATGAAAGACGCAAATTATATGCATCGGCTATCTGTTTCAAGTATAATCCCTTTGCAGTCTTGGCAATCTGCTCTTCAATTAATTGTCTCGTTACTTTGTCAATTAGCGGACGAATGGTAATGTTCGTACCTTTATACAGAAAATCGTACCAAGCTTGTCTGCTCATTAAAAATAAGGAGAGCATCCCAGCGGTAAAAACATTTGTTTTTATATCAGGATCAGCATGTAAAAATGAATCCTTCATTCTACCCGCAAAAAACAATGACCCAATAAGCCCATGAAGCTGTCCCGGTTTTGTTACATCCGAATACCGTTTAATAAGCCTCTGCCCATTTTCCTCTTCTGTAATCTTAAGCACATTCTTATAGGTAAACTTGATTATATCCGGCATACGAAACGGAACATTCTCAAAAAATTCAATACTTCCCCCGGAATCCAACCGAATGTGATACCGTGATGGAAGCTGTACCTTTGATTTTTCCAGCGAAAAAGCCCCTTCATAGGGAATTTGATGCTCACGAAACTTCCCCTGACTCTCCAACCATTTATATAAGTCTTTAGTAGCCAGTGCATCTTCAAGCTGCACTCGAATCGGGACTGCTGTCTGCATTGTTTTCAGCTCTAGATATGGTTTTTTTGCATTCATGCTAATATCATAAGCTGGCAACCCTACTATATTTTCATTTTTTAGCTCATTAAACTTATTATCATTAAAAATTTTCGGCAGGATATATACAAGGTATTCACTTTGATACACACTTTCTTCTGCTTCGAAAAAAACTTTTACATATGTAGAAAAAGGAACTTCTTTTTTATACGACTCAAGAAAGGTAAGAAACTCAGAGAGATACACTTCCCAAAAGTTGTATGCTTGTCTGCTGATTGCGGCACGGAGTTCTGAATCAATATACTGCATAACGTCAGAATACCGTTCTTGAAAAAATTGATCTCTGTTTTGTAAAATTTGCTTTTTACTCAGCTCTTTTTTTGAATTTATCGGATACATATTGAGGAGCTTCTCACTGGCTTGTTCTAAAAGCTGATAGAAGTTTTGAAGATGTAAAAGTAATTGTGAGGTAGAGAACCCCTTTTTGTCTCCAATCAAGAGATCCACTTTCATGAAAAAAGTTAATGCATTTGTACTATGAATCTTTTTTGCCGGAAGATCAACAGCTTTATTCATACTGTCATTTAACACACTACTGTAGTAATCTCTAGTTTTAAACCATTGCAAAAGCTCCTTATTAGCAACAGCTGTATCCTGCTTACGATGAATAATAAGCGAACGGTCAGAAATTTCAGCTATATTTTCTTGTAATGTTTTATCCAGAGCAAATTTAATGTAGATTCCTTCTTTTAGCTCGTAATTATCCATCACAATTTCAGGATGCTGGCTTACTTCTCTTTTAAATTGCTGGACGAGATCCTGAAGCATACACCATCGCTCCTCTCATATGTATGTAGCCAGACAAAATCCCCCACCTACTGCAGAATTTTTTTCTGCAAGCCCGCTTCCCATACTAATAAAAGCAAGCTTTTGTGATTGCTGATCATCCTGAATTGTTATTTTCGCTTTGTTCCCAAGTAATTTTATTCCTTTATACGAAATAGCAATCGGACGCTGATTCAAGATTTCAATTCGCTGAATAAAAGAATGAGTAAATCGCTCTTCTCCAAACAGATTCTTATATTTCTTTTCGGCATTAGCTTGTAACCGTTCTTCTAATGTTGTCCAATCGTGCTCAACGAACCATGGTGCTCCTTTAACTGTTATGAAAAAAGGAGTAACTGTATATAATTCTTGAATGGGGCGTTGTGGCATACGGGTGATTTCCGCAGCTAAAAGTTGAAAATTATCATCGTTTACTTTTTTAAGCAAATGCTTTACCTTTGATAAAAAACCTTGTTTTAGACTACGAATCTTGTATATGTATACTTTCCCTTCTTTATAAACACCATCTTTCTCAAAAGGATATAAATTATCAAAAACATAGTGTTTGTATTGGTTTTGTTCATGAAATACTTTTAAGTTTTCATCGAGATAAAGAGCAGCATTAATCCATTGACCAATTTTTTCACTGCTAAAACTAAAATGAATATTTTTTCGTAAAAACACTGTTACCGTAAGCTGTTCAAAGACCATCTAACCCCCCCTTATATAAAAATGTTTTTATCATTTTTATATGTTTTACCATAAAAAGAACTCATTGAAACTATTTGCGTAATTACAAATAAGCAAAATAAGATAAATACACCATGTGTTGCTGTTCGAGTAGGAGTATATGTGAGGTTCGCCTAGAGTTGAAGATAATTTAAATACACTATGTGTTGCTATTCGAGTTTTTCCGCTTGTTTAGAACCTAACTTCGCATGAGCCATTTAAATACACCATGTGTTGCTGTTCGAGACGCCTGGCAGTTAAAACAGACACCAATCCATTTGGATTTAAATACACCATGTGTTGCTGTTCGAGCTAGCTAAAAAGAAAATGGAGACTGGCGGCCAGAATTTAAATACACCATGTGTTGCTGTTCGAGGCTGCTTGTAAAGTTTGTAGCCCATTGACCGTCATAGATTTAAATACACCATGTGTTGCTGTTCGAGGGTAACTTCTAACGTCATTCCGTCATCCTGATACCTATTTAAATACACCATGTGTTGCTGTTCGAGGATGGCTAACGCATTGCTGCTTTTGCAGGAAATCGAATTTAAATACACCATGTGTTGCTGTTCGAGCTTAAAATCGCCGCCCCAGGTAAAGCCATACTTCTATTTAAATACACCATGTGTTGCTGTTCGAGCAAAGCACGGGTAGGATTGTATGCTGTACAAGAATATTTAAATACACCATGTGTTGCTGTTCGAGGGGAAAAGGAGCGCTCCAGACAACGATCATAATTGGATTTAAATACACCATGTGTTGCTGTTCGAGATTAGGTTTGGTGTGTAGTAGAGATATGTACCACATATTTAAATACACCATGTGTTGCTGTTCGAGCTTAGAAACTAATAGAATACAAGGTTACCATAAGGAATTTAAATACACCATGTGTTGCTGTTCGAGGCACAGGCAGTCCAGGAATATTCCCCTCGTTAGTTAATTTAAATACACCATGTGTTGCTGTTCGAGCCTGTTCCAGGCGAGCAGCATAAGTTGCTCGATGGGATTTAAATACACCATGTGTTGCTGTTCGAGGCATTAAAGCAAACTGCAACCCCCCTTTTTACTACATTTAAATACACCATGTGTTGCTGTTCGAGAATACATACATACGTTTTACCCCTTAATTCTTTTTACATTTAAATACACCATGTGTTGCTGTTCGAGTTTCGCTTCTTCAAGCGATCTTCGTTGAGAAGCTATTTAAATACACCATGTGTTGCTGTTCGAGAGAAACGGAAGTCGTGGAATTTATCACGATCATGCTATTTAAATACACCATGTGTTGCTGTTCGAGTCAGGAATGCTAGTGGAATAGCCGTTGCAAACGCAAATTTAAATACACCATGTGTTGCTGTTCGAGCCAACCCATTTTCGATTTCACTGATCTTTCTCTGTGATTTAAATACACCATGTGTTGCTGTTCGAGGTGAAAGCTTTGCTCGCCTTCAACAAGAGGCACATTATTTAAATACACCATGTGTTGCTGTTCGAGTTCGTGCAGCCGATGACCTCCCTGCAGCTAGGGTGTATTTAAATACACCATGTGTTGCTGTTCGAGTGCTTCGTATCGTCTTCATTTCGTTACTCCTCCCAGATTTAAATACACCATGTGTTGCTGTTCGAGGAAGCAATACAAGACCCGGAACCGACACGGCAACCATTTAAATACACCATGTGTTGCTGTTCGAGGAAGGTTTGTGTTGCCATACGTCGCCCGACTGCGAATTTAAATACACCATGTGTTGCTGTTCGAGGACCGGCACGGACAGCAACCGTTGTTGTCATCCCATTTAAATACACCATGTGTTGCTGTTCGAGTTTGTCCAGGATATATTTTATTTGGATTTTTACCGAATTTAAATACACCATGTGTTGCTGTTCGAGCGTCCCTGATACATAACTCGTAATATCACCAACACTATTTAAATACACCATGTGTTGCTGTTCGAGGCAGAAGTAGCTGCAGCTTCAGAAGTCGAGTTCTAATTTAAATACACCATGTGTTGCTGTTCGAGCGGCATGTTAGAAACAGATGATGATGTTCTTTCAGCATTTAAATACACCATGTGTTGCTGTTCGAGAAAATTAATTAAGTGCATAAAGTGGTTGAATTGCTAATTTAAATACACCATGTGTTGCTGTTCGAGTGATGAGCGCACGGTTCGTCGTTCTCTGGATCGTCTATTTAAATACACCATGTGTTGCTGTTCGAGATAGTCCTTAAAAAGAAAGTCTACCCCTTCTCTGGATTTAAATACACCATGTGTTGCTGTTCGAGCATGTACAGAGTTTGATTAGCCTAGGTCCTGGTTATTTAAATACACCATGTGTTGCTGTTCGAGAAAGTAGATAAAGCGAGCAAATTGAGTAATTTTAATTTAAATACACCATGTGTTGCTGTTCGAGCCTATATAAATCAAGCTTTCTAAAAAATAATCTATCCTTAAACCCTAGAAAAATCAACACGTTTATCTATTTTTACCAAGCTCAAAGTCCTGTCTTATTTTTATAAAGAAAACTACCGATGAACATTTGAAACAACAGGCAAAACAGCAAAGTCGACTGAAAGAGAGGTTGGTAAAAAAGGGCTATTCCATGCTTTACACATGGGATAGCCCTTTTCTGAAAGTGATCGTTTAGTTTTTGAACCAGCCTACTGGCTCTACTTGCATGTTAATGTTAATCTGCTTCACTTCTGTAAACTCTTCAAGGCCAAACGTTCCGAGTCCACGACCGATGCCGCTCTGCTTGTAACCGCCCCATGGTGCTTCATTGTATGTCGGGTGGTAGCTGTTAATCCATGTAATACCGGAGCGCAGCTTCTTAATTACGCGCATTGCTTTTGCTCCATCCAGTGTGAACACGCCGCCTGCAAGACCGTATACTGTTCCGTTCGCCAGTTCAATTGCTTCCGCTTCATCTTTGAACTTCTGCACCGCAAGCACAGGTCCGAAAATCTCTTCCTGTACAATACGCATGTTCGGTTTTGTATCCACGAAGATCGTCGGCTCAACAAAGTATCCGTTTTCAAGACCATTCTCCATAATGCGATTTCCACCGCATACGAGACGCGCCCCTTCCTGTTTGCCGATCTCGATATAACCGAGTA includes the following:
- a CDS encoding putative amidoligase domain-containing protein yields the protein MTCFLLHQDKKEAALFASNFSWSSGTYVPAPWPAVTVQWGECGLSCKESRTIVLNGSEAIENATDRDIWPGVLAEAGIPTVHTVRGLTAKSTNIRRYMAVVFQQEVLALYEANGQRLWLHDRVMDTEESYQEITMDSGQRTIRRLLSYAVRSIYSLGLDFGAVYVGVDTRGQTAVLAVRPTFPKIGEINRKFQCAVETFIAGYEQSYTRTVMIGADIEFVLRTPGGKMVMASHYFPRDGIVGCDRVWWRGDITRRQFPIAELRPAPADTPRGLFRNVYRAMCRGIQLIGPSNLAWEAGGMPLRGYPIGGHIHFSEIPCNARLLRALDTYVALPLLLLENEASRARRPKYGQLGDMRPQFHGGFEYRTLPSFIVSPRITRGVLALAHLIARVYRKLPVRGLFLIPELHHAFYTGQQDVLLPYVAELWEDLESLPEYKEYEAYIAPFRELVALRAVWEEHVDIRMAWKLPPFQPDMIVNRTHEPSML
- the cotE gene encoding outer spore coat protein CotE encodes the protein MLKETIKFVEVVPLSYYDGNCRGEIEVTARVTQEPNCVEARVASNGVIVLSVEREYAVEIVGETKLCIVICDSCGDDEKDEMYTDEFEDMDDFADLDPDTFLD
- the cas2 gene encoding CRISPR-associated endonuclease Cas2, which translates into the protein MAEKKLNYNYIFLFYDVNELRVHKVFKICKKYLFHHQNSVFRGPITPSNIIKLRKELATIVQPKEDFVSIIKVINEYSFEEETLGQKKKDGENLFL
- the cas1b gene encoding type I-B CRISPR-associated endonuclease Cas1b; the protein is MMGRSTKYLMSMGELKRKDHSLVFRNDKGNTYIPIEGIKEIYCLNEVSLNTKLFQFLSKAGVTVHFFDYHHQYCGTFYPKEQLVSGKLTVMQAQAYMNKRMDIAKAIVQGIAGNIHQVLYHYYKHDRKDLKPFLDWLRKDVPVYLAKDLDSKQVLFIEGEIWRKFYTSFSSFLPADFVMNKRVRRPPDNPMNALVSLGNSILYSKTVSQIYQTHLNQTISFLHEPSESRFSLSLDLCEVFKPIIVFRTIFENVNNRKLQVEKHFERKLNYCLLNKQGKEIFLSSLEERFNSVFQHPVLKRKVSYKTAIKLDAYKLIKLIVENKPFVPFSVKELK
- a CDS encoding CRISPR-associated protein Cas4; this encodes MKVTGTLVNYYFHCKRQCWLHANKINLEDNSEDVRIGKILHELRAEGNKNSEIAIESIKIDKLTPDYLIEHKKSDANIEAAKWQTLFYLKILKDKGIERKGKIQFDEKNKQEKTIIYVDLTEDIEKRLQELEQEIIDYCSSATPSPAILDKKCKRCAYYDYCYI
- the cas3 gene encoding CRISPR-associated helicase Cas3', which gives rise to MISIAEYIRESDHIWAHVGKQENETLEQHSDLTQFFFDKLLQENGVEEALQSIVSALTFDGEKLDEASHQLIITMFKQAVYMHDIGKVNPVFQKVKMRNRTIQHTDQEELNDSHHALLSALLYVDIFSLAVEVVKEDGVRGFLRHVLYTFAYVISRHHTYLEDLSEADFQNKLERLQKRVRGFPGYVKYYEESERVRNELNLIIFSEQTYRYEDGHEAYSFYILARLLYSALVAADFYATYTYENEDQAPEWKYVKEADKEKLYTAYRNTKIYQGIEAYKKDKNVFADSAINKLRSDIFLEAEERLLQNLDKQIYYLEAPTGSGKTNMSINLALQLLNHHEKLNKIVYVFPFNTLIEQTNQTLQRAFEDEEVRNSYRISVVNSVTPIVTEKEEKDAESTINYREELLNRQMLQYPVTITSHVNFFHYLFGTGRESNLAFAHLCNSVIIIDEVQSYRNDRWVEIIRFLQCFSEWMNMKIIIMSATLPKLDQLLQEPTKQVELVKDPEIYFQHPLFKGRVHLHFSLLNKTEYTLDELLLDIEKVREERGPSRILIEFIKKKTAREFYRLASERYEGRIIEITGDDSSYFRRKILDELGAVDENKMLKVKDVLVITTQVIEAGVDIDMDVGFKDISLLDSEEQFLGRINRSCLRSDCRAYFFNLDGASQIYRNDWRLEYDLLHPDFKEYLVNKRFKDFYEMCFTRLLEQKKEKNKQNAAIFTEKVQRLDFKRVAKHMELIEDRSFTLFVSHVIRFEDGTELAGEMVWQQYKELLTADSMEYAERQVRLSAVREKMSFFTYSYIDSSHRYDKRPKRYDEQIGDLFFIEQGAVYMYEDKVTGIKKFDHELYEKEAGGLFS